From the Candidatus Woesearchaeota archaeon genome, the window CGGGCCATGCAAGTCACCGCACAGAGAAAAAATGTCGATCTTTACAAACACTTCTTCCTCAATGGAGAAACATCGTACAGTATTCGTGTGAAGTGAGTCATATTCGTGAATCCTTACCCAAAATGGATATATTTATATAATTTTAACTTTTCAACGAAATTATGTCCTCATACACCAAAAAAAGGATATTAGTGATATTAACCGGAGGAACAATTGCCGGGAATGTTGCTAAGAGTAAGGTCTCACAAAACCAAAAATCTGACCCAAACAGTTTTATTTCTATACTCGATAATTCAGTTGCTATTGTTAAACAAAATTGGAACATTGAAATTCATCCTACGGTTGAGGAACTTTTTGATACTGATAGCTCAAATCTGCAGCCTGAAAATTGGACGTTTCTTATAGAAGAGATACAGAAAAAATATGATGCTTATGATTCCTTTATCATACTCCATGGCACCAACACTATGGGATATACCGCGTCTGCATTATCCTTTGCTTTAGAGAACATTAACAAACCGGTTATCCTTACCGGAGCACAGGTTCCTTTAGGGTATCTGGGCACGGATGCAGTAACTAACCTTGTTAATTCTTTGCGGTTAGCCGTATGGGGTTATCATGAGGTTAAGGGGGTCATGGTACTCTTTGGAAGTAGAATCATTACTGGAACACGAGTTAAAAAGGGAACTGATTTCGATTATGATCCCTTCAAGTCTTTTCAGACAGGTGCTCTAGGACAGATTGGGCGTTTTATGAAAATCGATGAGGCTGCATTAAAAAAACATGTTGCTTATCTGTCAAAATCAAAACCATTAGCCATTCAATCAAGGGTACTAAGCGTTAGGAAGGATTTTGATACCAAAAGCATTGTATCGCTTACCGAATTCCCTGGTATGTCTGTAGATATTTTTCAATCATTAGCTGAAAATAATGGGGTCAAGGCCTTTATTTTGAGGGCTTTTGGTGCAGGAGATCCAAGTTCTCATTTATTTCCTGTGTTTAAATATTTAAAGAAAAAGAAAATTCCTATTATTGTAACTACCCAAGCACCAGGAGGAGTCTCGAATTTCCAAGTCAATGAAAACGGGCAGTATTTGAAAGAAAATGATCTTGCTATCCCTGCGTTTGATATGAGTATTGAAGCAATGACAACAAAACTGGCATGGTTGCTTGCTCAAAAAATGAATTACGAACAAATCAAGCTGAAAATGGTAGAAGATTTACATGGTGAAATCACGATTGCAACTGAATTAATATAGATTCATTTTCTTGGTATGAGTTTAGGGTTGAGAATACCTAAAGAATTAGTGGAGAAATATAACCTAAAGAATGAAGAAGAGGTTACGATAATTCCGGAAGAGAAGAGTATACGTATTGTCCCAAGGTAAAGTTATAAGAGAAGGAATAAATAAAAAACAAAAATAAAACAAAATTGCTTAGTCATACATTACTGGATATTCCTCACGCTCATAAGGAAGTTCAAGAGTTCCTAGGTTACTATAATTGTCTAAGCTGGTCATGACAACCTTACTTGAGGAGATCGTGTAGAGCACATTATCCAGATACAATGATCTCCTGACGGTGTCACTGGAACCGTAATAGTACCAGTACGAAGATTGCTGTGTTCCGTGAGGTACTTTTGCCTTAACTTCTATTCCTTCCTCATCAACATGGAAGACGTATGAACCCTGCCAGAGTTTTTGTCGCCAGCCAAAGCGTGAGTTTTCACTTCGCTCAGTAACCTCGGTAATAGGCAGCACTAAAAGGTTTTTCTCTTTGGAAAAGAGGAATGCCTTGTGGTCGTGCAGTGCCTCAGAGTCTGTTCCTGAATCTCCAATTTCTTCGCTGTCGATCTGCTCTGGATGCGTAACGTCAGAGACATCAAAAAGAGCAACCTTGACTCCTTTGACAGAAACGCCTCCCCATTCATTTCCCTCGGTTTCTTTCCCAATGCCAATCACATGGTTCTCATCATACGGATGGAGGTAATCTGAATACCCAGGGATTTTTAATTCGCCAAGCACTTTTGGCTTTGTCGGACTACTCAAATCAATGACAAACAAGGGATCAATACGTTTGAAGGTTACGAGATACAATCGAGATCCAATAAAGCGGGCTGCATAGATCCGTTCGTCAGGAGCAAGCTCCTCAAGTTCTCCAACAACATCCAAGTTTTCATCCAATACATAGACATTGTTCTCCATGGTTGATCCTCTATTCGTATAGGCATAGGTTGTGGTAGCAACTCTCAGATAACCACCAGATTCATCTAAGGAAAATTGATTCAACAATGAACCTTTGATTTCGCCCTGACCCTTATAGGTTATAATTCCATCATCAATGCCAATCTTATGCACAATGGTTTTTCTTCGTTCCTGCTCTTGGGTAATTTCATACTCAGTAATGGCATCCTCAATCTTGGTCAGGAGCTCTTCCTTTTCCTGTTCAGTCATGTTCTGGTACATTGCATCAAGAACGTTGCTAATCTCGTCCCAGCTAGCGGTACTTGTTTCATTGGTTTCTGGCTCAGCATCGCGAATAGTGGTTATCTGTTGTTGAACATCCTCAGGAAAGAGAGGAACCACAACCTCATAAAATCGCTTTTGCTGTTCTGTTTCAGCATAGGCATAGGGAAGAGTTTTTTCATACGCGAGATAGATATTGTCTTGTGAAACATACAACGTTGAAGAGTAGCCTAAGAGGAAACTCTGTGCATCTAAGCTTTCTTCCTTATCCATAGTAAAGGATGCAATAGTGTGGAGGGTATATTCCTGTTCAGGATTCTCAAAATAATAGACCAATGGTCGTTTCATGGCAGCTGCTCCACGATAGACAACAGGCATAGCTACCATTTCAGGACTGTAGAGATATTCGCGTACAATAAAATAGACTTGGTCTCCAATCATCCGACCATCATAAAAATTTCCTTTGATACTGTAAT encodes:
- a CDS encoding asparaginase, encoding MSSYTKKRILVILTGGTIAGNVAKSKVSQNQKSDPNSFISILDNSVAIVKQNWNIEIHPTVEELFDTDSSNLQPENWTFLIEEIQKKYDAYDSFIILHGTNTMGYTASALSFALENINKPVILTGAQVPLGYLGTDAVTNLVNSLRLAVWGYHEVKGVMVLFGSRIITGTRVKKGTDFDYDPFKSFQTGALGQIGRFMKIDEAALKKHVAYLSKSKPLAIQSRVLSVRKDFDTKSIVSLTEFPGMSVDIFQSLAENNGVKAFILRAFGAGDPSSHLFPVFKYLKKKKIPIIVTTQAPGGVSNFQVNENGQYLKENDLAIPAFDMSIEAMTTKLAWLLAQKMNYEQIKLKMVEDLHGEITIATELI
- a CDS encoding beta-propeller domain-containing protein, translated to MKTTSGSKGTFFSSMFLVLLAVLLLGTAGCVVNRDPSPTTPPNGSVIRFDDGSNATLSGLNTFTTTEELRSYLTTSRNYAYSSGRGFGSYVKEMAGVATADMAMDAEQAAPSPGDNGATDYSQTNVQVLGVDEADFVKNDDQYLYMVSGQRLLIADLYPAEEAEMLSTTLFDSQPRALFVNKDRLVLFTEDDEEIYRIAQYDYFPSPQWIVKTHALVYDISNRSAPELVEDYSIKGNFYDGRMIGDQVYFIVREYLYSPEMVAMPVVYRGAAAMKRPLVYYFENPEQEYTLHTIASFTMDKEESLDAQSFLLGYSSTLYVSQDNIYLAYEKTLPYAYAETEQQKRFYEVVVPLFPEDVQQQITTIRDAEPETNETSTASWDEISNVLDAMYQNMTEQEKEELLTKIEDAITEYEITQEQERRKTIVHKIGIDDGIITYKGQGEIKGSLLNQFSLDESGGYLRVATTTYAYTNRGSTMENNVYVLDENLDVVGELEELAPDERIYAARFIGSRLYLVTFKRIDPLFVIDLSSPTKPKVLGELKIPGYSDYLHPYDENHVIGIGKETEGNEWGGVSVKGVKVALFDVSDVTHPEQIDSEEIGDSGTDSEALHDHKAFLFSKEKNLLVLPITEVTERSENSRFGWRQKLWQGSYVFHVDEEGIEVKAKVPHGTQQSSYWYYYGSSDTVRRSLYLDNVLYTISSSKVVMTSLDNYSNLGTLELPYEREEYPVMYD
- a CDS encoding AbrB/MazE/SpoVT family DNA-binding domain-containing protein, which gives rise to MSLGLRIPKELVEKYNLKNEEEVTIIPEEKSIRIVPR